The sequence below is a genomic window from Lolium perenne isolate Kyuss_39 chromosome 4, Kyuss_2.0, whole genome shotgun sequence.
accacatagtaggtaggtatggtggacacaaatggcataggttttggctcaaggttttggatgcacgagaagaattccctctcagtacaaggctttggctagcaaggttgtttgaagcaaacacaagtatgaaccggtacagcaaaacttacataagaacatattgcaagcattataagactctacactgtcttccttgttgttcaaacacttcaccagaaaatatctagactttagagagaccaatcatgcaaaccaaatttcaacaagctctatggtagttcttcattaataggtgcaaagtacatgatgcaagagcttaaacatgatctatttgagcacaacaattgccaagtatcaaattattcaagacaatttaccaattaccacatgaagcatagagatgtcataggacttccctagtatccccatcaattgagatggcggtatgctacctcTTTCTAAATTAAGTTAGCAAGATGTCCTAGAAACACCATAGTatccgcatcacttgagatgccgccatgctatatccacaagagaaactgattctctttcacatgctatatccacaagagaaactgattctcttccacatgctatatccacaagagaaactgattctctttcacatgctttatttcacaagagaaactattcttcctctcttgtctcttttagttagttttgttagcatctttcttgatggtttgcgagtacaattccaatgtactcacggctttgtccctggctatttacttggccagacttggaggaacacgacggatgaagaaggagttggcgacgtctatgcgagctaggaacgtcttcccagtcagttgcttgtagggttatggcagatgacttgggtactgcactgctgaagtgatgttgctactctgatgtttagttaggcccttcgaggctattatgtaagtattggtcatgtgaccatgttgtaattttcttattccgctttgtaatggatggtgtaatttgataacagttcggttatgtgttcacgacgcactgatcatgggatcgtgaactgtatacataacagggtatttcggacagctagtccggggtccccacaagctgctcttgaggtcactatatgaaaggatgatagattGTTTGATGCCATTCattgacatagacatgcatatctctcaaaatatttttttcaacactcctattgcattcaaaataaaaagctatagcacatgagtaatcttgcttccctctgcgcagggcctttctttttttatgttgagtcttcatcttcttgctttatgcaccacttaaagagcatagttgtcattctgagtataatgtgcatagtcccaaaatctattattgattgattcatgattatgattattgcttgttctcaaattatttgtatctagtcactctctaaactttaaaggtgtcctggcatttattttttgctattccataaaggacaagctgaataccactttgctatgtttttgcTATGCCCATAAACAAACTGTTGCTTTCAGTgcattattattcatgatctttggTTTGATTTGCTTCTCATGTTatgacatagttgctaagttctattgaattatatctatcatgccgatgtttagagtactttgatcccagctcacaatgctttacaataacttgatcaagattgtgttggcttcatatcACCTCAAAAAtaaattttgttatcacttacctactcgaggacgagcaggagttaagcttggggatgcttgatacatctcaaacgtatctataatttttgatgctccatgcttgttttacaccaatttgtatatgttttgctcatgcttcgttgcacttttatacattttctagcactaacctattaacaagatgccacagtgccagttccctattttttgttgttttgtatttcagaaaagttgtacaggaaatattctcgcaattggacgaaacaaaatccgaagttgctattttaccgaaacgaagacggagtccaaatgAGAGACGGAGGAGGCAAGAGCCGGCAAGACCAACGCTAGGCGCGGCTTGGCCTTGGCCCACGCCTAGAGGTGGTGTGGGCCCACttggcgcccaccgacctcgcccttccgcctataaattgcCTCCGACGCAAAAACCCTGAAACATCtagcctccgtccacgaaaagttccatcgccgcTACCATCGTCCAGACAAGTTTCGGGTGTCAGAAATTCCTATTCTGGCACCCTtccgggacggggattgacccccggagccatctccatcaactccaccgcctccactttgactccatgatggttcgtgggtagttccccctggactacgggttctcagctgtagctagttggtactctctctccccatgtacttcaatacaatgatctcatgagctgccttacatgattgagatccatatgatgtaatcaatgttgtgtttgttgggatccgataaattgtggaattgtgatcagattgttcatcatattatcattctactgttatttaagatcttgcatgctctccggtacttgtagttaccttgATCAAGTAGTTGTCGGTATCtcaaagagggagtacttatgctcgatagtgggttcatgcctctagttttctggaagagtggcaataacttctaagattgtagatgtgttgttgctagtagggagaaaacaacaatgttttatctatGGATAATTCtatttgtttactttacacacattgcttaatgtgataatctgttgcttgcaacttaatactggaaggggttcagatgataacctgaaggtggattattagtcatagacgcagttggattatggtctatgtattatgttgtaatgcccaattaaatactacagtaaactttatcttatcatagcatgcgttttcatgccctcacaattatcaattgcccaactgtaatttgttcacccaacacatgttatttggatagttaccactagtgtagatagctgggaacctcggcccttctgtcatcatcattgctctataGGCAACTACGCACTAgaatattttctggtgccatctccTTTGTgctactgctgatgtgttactattgtcattgctctcatattactgctactttcacatcacccctgttactagtgattttcctggtgcagctgaattgacaactccgttgttaaggcttataagtattctttacctccccttgtgtcgaatcaataaatttgagtttcacttccctcgaagattgttgtgatcccctatcttgtgggtcatcagctgcGCCTTGGGGTGGTGTGGCCAACTCCTGGCACTtcttcgtctctcctctggactccatcttcattacagtaaaataggaacttcggctttcgttttgtctaattccgagaatatttcctgtacaacttttctagaatacaaaacagcagaaaacaaggaactggcactgtggcatcttgtcaataggttagttccagaaaatgcataaaaatgccacaaagtgtaaacaaaacatatggaAATTGGTGTAAACAAACATGGAGCATCAtaaattatatatacgtttgcaacgcatcagcatccccaagcttaactcctcctcattctcgagtaggtaagtgataacaaaaaataatttttgaggtgacatgcagccaacacaatcttgataaagttattgtaaaagcattgtgagatGGGATCAAaggactctaaacataggcatgataggtaTAATTCtagcaatagaacttagcaactatgttacaacatgagaagtaactcaaacaaaagatcatgaataattgtgcactgaaagcaactgtttgttttttagcatagagaaaacatagcaaagtggtactcagcttgtcctttatgaagtagcaaaacataaatgctaggacaactttaaagttcaaagggtgactagatacaattaatttgagaacaagcaatagcataatcatgaatcaatcaataataaattttgggactatgcacattatactcagaatgaaaaGTATGCTCTCTTCATTGGTGCCTAAAGTAAGAGgacgaagactcaacataaaagtaaaagaaaggccctgcacagagggaagcaagattactcatgttcTAGAGCTTTATATTTTGAATACAATAgaggtgttgaaaatatattttgagaggtatgtatgtctatgtaAATGAATGGTATCAAATGATCTATCGTcctttcatgtttaatggcttcaagagcggctcccatagagagaacaataaagttcctcttctcctttgtttgaacacgctaagttcatgatttctcaagtacatagtgttaggagatttagATTATTGGTTCAATTTATATTTAGTGGGCGGGCACCGACGCCTGCTcttttgcaatattaaggactaGCACATTGTGCATGCTAGTAAAAGTGTGAAGCCATAATaaacatgaaaaagatgattaagcattcaacacttcctcatgagctaaaacaaaacacaaaacaggttaataatttttgaaggtttaatggtagcacacaagcaattcactttggagtggcggtgaaataccacatatgggtaggtatggtggacacaattggaaaactttggtttttgggagttggatgcacgagtagagctcatactcagtacaggtgaaggctagcaaaatactgggagcgaccaactaagagagcaataatggccataatcatgcatagcgacaaaacaatattagtcaaagcataaagtgatattacaagtcaaaaactaaatgatcatagaggctttaggtgactggtttgtagtcataacatgatgtaagGATGTGCCAAATCAACCCAATAAAtcctcaaaggagaataccacaatattatgctttgtatgatgaaaacaacacatgattctttcaatggcacattatgcagtatcagctatttgagacaagtcatgctaaaaTAATAACTAATATGCATATGATTAAAATAATATCTAACATGACATGCTAAAGTCTaagccacagtctaaacaagcgtccttttgcatcactataagcatgaaacattttactcgtctccaacaccaatcaatttatttgaaacaactctcatagataataatcaataaataCCAGAGAGCTAACCATACCTaactaaagaaaactaacaagctctgaacaaaatacgagtggaaaaccagagctaaacgcagtactagcaaaagagaacactcgcagaacaataagagcaaaaactagagtgttctatgcaatgaaaagGGAGTGTGTCATtttccaaaacaaatatgctgggATACAACCATATgatacagcaaacaaaacaaaagaaatctaaaaacaaaaataaatatgctcctgtgacgccccggaaccggtatcctgaggattccagcgatcccgccgaaatccgcacgatatcgattcagagacgccctccgacacgacgtgcgcgacaaatcacacacgtgatgccagaggaattaacacgatcggtaacattacaacaggattacaatagagcccacaagatacatatattataacaacgactccaacgagtcaagatacaaatatacaatacaaagatccaaatcatacagaagatcaaatacgtccgagtacggacaagatacaaattggactaagagtcctgaagataaccagtggcgtccataaccctgcccaggccaagccggaagggtaaccttgctaacgtcgtcatcttgtacctgtcaaagtcgggccatcggttgccgacaagagggaggaagcaaaagagaaaggggaaaaggtgagagtaagtaccaaggaacgaactccggcacgtacttagcgagactagaaatggctatgctcgccgggcgagtataatatatatatatcgctgggggctatatggtaggtttagcggcaacaaatctataaccaatagagacacgctacaacatccgtctagtcagataagataagagagcgcacaaggtaacagataaatactacacaaacataacccagccgattacacatatcccctccaacaattgcgaagaggcaatgtaaaaggcactcaacggtggacaagttttattaggtatcggttgtagtaatgctatattactacgcaagttattagcaacaagataacggtgtaagttgttctatgatcaagtcatacaattccaagtcgtccataaccgcggacacggcttatcgataagatgtacaccctgcaggggttgcccaaatgtaaccatacgcatgctcgaacccacttactacaggtggagtctcacatcaagaccgttcccaatgcaagagaaaatttaatgggagccacccaactaagctacccgtgacgaagttcggccgtactccgatacggacccagaggttgcgatggcgtccaaggcgggcactaacgaccggccaaggataagtcggcacgcaatatgagtacaatacagaatataaacacccgaaggcaacaggaagtaaatcgtgcatcgtgcatatgagcaaataaaaccaaggttgtggctcccaataaacagactcgaggaaaggtagtgggtgatgggggtcccactctcccacgtacgggtagagcgctcaatctcggaacagataacaagaactcgggtcctaggggacattagcaagtcaaagttccgatgctttcgcaaaggggctcacagatgcctctgcttacaattttagttgttaacagttAAGTAAAGCATGAGTATCTCCATCAACAGATATAGCAtgggataacctcccaacaacccaacatatcccgataacagatcgagataaacaacaaagCCTAAACACGCCTAAAGTAGCTGCTCCCACAGCAGGAGAGCTAGCTTTGCGGCCAACTTTCTTTCAGCGTGGTGGAAAAGATATGGCGGTGCAGTCGTCGGGACCTGCATTGGTCCGGAAAGAGCTGTTGGTCGGGCCTAACGTGGCAGTTCAGCACTCGCTAGGAGCTGGAGCGGAGCAGAAACGCACTCACATGCAGTGGAGGGGGCCAGTGGTAGTGGAGGCGGTTTCCCTGGGCGTGGCCAACGTGGGAGCGGCCAGGAACTGGCACATCGAGCCGACCGTGGCAGTGCTGGAGGCGCAGGAGGTGGGGCCGGTAGGAcaaagcatggagagaggagaatCTGACCTGTCCCCATCTGTCTCCACGGCGGGGCCCACGGAGCGCTCTTTATCTCAGGACTTGGAGGAGGCATGTGCGGGAGATGACGTGTAACTGGCACCGGTAGGGGATACATATGCATCTCTCTTACAGGAGGGCCAAACAGCGAGCAGGAGGCTGAATCGTGGTGACAGGAGGCCACGGGTTCGACGGCGTCGGTGACCGATGGAGTTAGGACTTGCAGTTCGGCCCAACAATCCTATACGGGCCCCAATAGCCAGATGCAGCTGATCCCCAGAGAGTATACACTTGAGGCACAGCATGAGGAGCACGAGATGATGGATGATGCGAGGGAGCAGGAAAGAATGGATTTGGCCCGGGTCAAAACCTTCTACTCCTCAATCCTGAAGGCGCTGGCACCACCTTTGATGCATGAGTTGGAGAGGACCACAGGGCTTAGGGCCGACACAGAGCCTTTCACCCCGAGACGAGTGACGAGGAGATCGGCTGCTGCCCTTGCGGGCACACAAGTCAAAATGGTGTCAGCGGAGGAGAGCTCGCTGCTCAAGGCGTTGGGTTTTTTTCCGGAGAACCTATTGGTTAGCGAGGATGATCTCAAAAGCTTCAAGGAGCTCTTTGACTCACCAATCAGGGATGCGCATCTGAGAGTGCTGGCAGCCATCTTTGGCAAGGAGATTCCGATGAGCTTCGAGAGGGAGGTGCACTGCAGGGTGGCAGTGCCGGTGCAGTAAGGCGGGGGAGTGAGGAGAGAGCTTAGATAGGTCCATGGATTGTAGCTTTGAGATCATGTGCTGGAATGTTCGAGGTCTGAATGATCCAGCCAAAAGAGACGCGGTGCGTGAGTTCGTAGCTAGTCTTAGAGTAAGTGTCATATGCCTCCAGGAGACGATGCTGGATGTAATAGATAACTTTTTGGTAATGCAATGCCTGGGTCCAACATTTGATGGTTATGTGTATCTTCCTACCGTGGAGACGAGAGGAGAGATTTTACTAGCTTGGAACAAATCGATTGTTGACATTGAGCGTGTTAGCTTTGACCCCTATGCTTTGACTGGGGAAGTAACTCCAAGATATAATAATAGGTGGTGGATAACCACTGTATATGGGCCACAAACCCGCGAGGAAAAACTGAGCTTCTTGTTTGAGCTTGCGGAGAGGAGGAGTCTCTGCCCGGGGCCATGGTTGCTTCTAGGCGACTTCAACATGATTTTTTATGCGGAGGAGAAGAATAACGACCGCCTAGACCGATTCATGATGACGAGATTTCGACATTTTGTCCAGGAGCACGAGATCAAGGACCTCTATCTCCATGGTAGGAGGTTTACTTGGAGTAACGAGAGGGAGGTGCCCACGCTTACTCGCATTGACCGGGATTTTGCCTCAGTGGATTGGGATCTGATGCACCCGGTTTCAGTCCTTCGGGTGATGTCCTCTTCGGTTTCGGATCATGCACCGATCCATCTCTCCCTGAGCGCGGCGTTTAAGCCAAAGAGAAGGTTCAAGTTTGAGGCATTCTGGCTAAACCTAAAGGGGTTCGAGGAGGCCCTGAGAGAGGCTTGGGTTTGCGACCCTAGCATTTTGGACCCCTTTAGATGCCTGGATGCCCTGTTCTGCAATGCGGCGGAGTTTTTCCAGGCCTGGGGGGAGAAAAAGGTGGGGAACATCAAGCTAAAAATTGCGATGGTTAACACCTTCATCCTAAGGTTTGATGTGGCCCAAGAGGCTAGAGCACTCTCTCCTGCGGGAGGCATGGTTGAGGAAAATGCTTAAGCATGTGGTGTTGGGCCTGGCATCCCTAGAGCGCACTATTGCGAGGCATAGGTCGAGAGTTAGATGGCTACAACAGGGGGATGCGAATACCAAGCTTTTCCATGCCGTAGCAAACGAGAGGAGAATAAAGAACTATATCCCAGCCGTGAGAGTAGGGGACGAAACAGCAACGACGCAGGAGAGAAAGAACGAGTTGTTCACGGAGGAGTTTGCCAGGCTCACGGACAACATTCAGAGTAGGGAGCACACCATAAACCTAGAGGAGTTGGGCATCCCTGTAGCGAACCTAGAAGAGTTAGACAACATGTTCACGGAGGAGGAAGTGTGGAACACTATTCGAGAGATGTCGGTTGACCGTGCACCGGGGCCAGATGGTTTCACTGGCGCTTTCTATTA
It includes:
- the LOC139839284 gene encoding uncharacterized protein, producing MDCSFEIMCWNVRGLNDPAKRDAVREFVASLRVSVICLQETMLDVIDNFLVMQCLGPTFDGYVYLPTVETRGEILLAWNKSIVDIERVSFDPYALTGEVTPRYNNRWWITTVYGPQTREEKLSFLFELAERRSLCPGPWLLLGDFNMIFYAEEKNNDRLDRFMMTRFRHFVQEHEIKDLYLHGRRFTWSNEREVPTLTRIDRDFASVDWDLMHPVSVLRVMSSSVSDHAPIHLSLSAAFKPKRRFKFEAFWLNLKGFEEALREAWVCDPSILDPFRCLDALFCNAAEFFQAWGEKKVGNIKLKIAMVNTFILRFDVAQEARALSPAGGMVEENA